From Lagenorhynchus albirostris chromosome 10, mLagAlb1.1, whole genome shotgun sequence, the proteins below share one genomic window:
- the LOC132527805 gene encoding guanine nucleotide exchange factor subunit RIC1-like, which translates to HPSIHPPIHPSTHTFIHPSIYPSTNPPTYPPIHYPSIHPSIHPPTHPPTHPFIHPFIHPFIYPSTNPPTYPPIHYPSIHPLTHPSTHPFIHPSTHPPTHPLTHPSIIHPSIRRPHSSIHPSIHPPTHPPIHPSIHLPIHQPTHLPIHPSIHSSLYPPIHPSVHPSTHPFIHPSIHPSTHPPTHPLTHPSMIPPSIHPLSYPPIHSPIHPSIHPSIHPSIHPSI; encoded by the coding sequence catccatccatccacccacccatccatccatccacccacacattcatccatccatccatctacccatccaccaACCCACCCACTTACCCACCCAtccattatccatccatccatccatccatccatccacccacccacccacccacccacccattcatccatccattcatccatccattcatctacccaTCCACCAACCCACCCACTTACCCACCCAtccattatccatccatccatccactcacccatccatccacccacccattcatccatccatctacccatccaccaACCCACCCACTTACCCACCCAtccattatccatccatccatccgccgaccccattcatccatccatccatccatccatccacccacccacccacccattcatccatccatccatctacccatccaccaACCCACCCacttacccatccatccatccatccattcatccctctacccacccattcatccatccgtccatccatccacccacccattcatccatccatccatccatccatctacccacccacctacccacccacttACCCACCCATCCATGATccctccatctatccatccacttagctatccacccatccactcacctatccatccatccatccatccatccatccatccatccatccatccatccatc